Part of the Syngnathus typhle isolate RoL2023-S1 ecotype Sweden linkage group LG17, RoL_Styp_1.0, whole genome shotgun sequence genome is shown below.
ACTGAAGGCGACCGTTAGCCTTAGTGGCTAGCATGCTACTGCCTACCCATTTAACACTCCGATTGTGGTTGAATCTTGCGATAAACGTTGGTCATGAAGACTTAGATAAGCCTCGTTATTTAATGACAAGGAGTACTCCATTTTTCAATTGAAACCAGTCTTTCAACATTTCAGTGCGAAGAAACGGGATGGTGAAGCTAAAAGAGACGCCAACCAAGGGGACCACCTTGAGCACATCCCCTTCAAGCTGCAGGAGCTCTTGAAGAGCAAGGAGAGGATGGAAAATAGCTCtttgacagcaaaaaaaaaacgagacagTGAGCAAACAAAACGTTACCCGTTTCAAAGTTCCATGCGTGTGATAATGTATCATTTTCGCTCTCTCAATTCTCCACCCCAGTTTTCGTTCTTCATAGGAAACCAGAGAAGTCCACGGTCGACGACATTGCCATCCCACGTTTCAAGCGAGGGAAGCGGGAAAGTGAGCTTCAGTTCAATCAACGCATGGAGATGGAGTCAAAGCACGTCCTCTTCCTCACCAACAATCAGGTGGAGAGGAAACCCGAGCTAAATGAAGACAAACAGGAGAAGCCTGCCAATGGTGGAAAGTCAGACAAAATGAAAGCGTAAGCATTTTCGAACAGTGGCAGTGCTACCTTGACTTACAATTTCAGTAGCCacaaaagtaaagtaaaaaaatacaaggCGCAATGAAGCTACTATAATACCCTCGCACGCGGGCAGGATCACCAGTCACTCATGCAAAACGAATGTGGTCGCAAACATCTTTTTGGAGGCTAGAACCCATAGAAAGCACTTTGATGTTTGTTGCGCGTCACTTGTTGCCATAGGTACGACAAACTGAAATTACAGAAACGACAGCGGAAAAAGTTGGAGCGACAGGAGGTCCGAATGGAAAAGGAAATGTTCCAAGGTAAATTGCAACTTAAGGGcaatttagtattttttttcttttgtttcgggCCTGATTAGTGCTTATATCTTCCTGATATCTGTCTGTTACCTCAACCCAATGATGTTTTCTACAAAGATAGAAAAGGCTGTGTGagtttttaacttaactttcTGGAGTGGCCACCAGTAAGTCTCTACTAAAAGTAAGATAAGTGATAATGTGCCAAGCCAGCAACAGTCAGTTGTCATGCTAACCAAAGGTATGCTCTGCATTTGCATGAGAAAGATGTACCGCTGGCCTCAATTTTGAGTGATTTCaagcatgttatttatttattttttcttcaatccCGTTGTTTCCTTTGACAGAAATTATCAAGAGACTTTTTATGAAAACATCTTTTTAAGTATGGggacaaaaatgtatttctttcttACATGAGTGAGACAAAAGTGAGCCAGTAAAAGTTTGCTTTGTGTCCTCCTCCTCAGATGACATTGCTTTTGGCGAGGTTTCAACAGAGCCGCCTTCACTAACCAGCAAACCCAAGAAAGCGCTCATCAAGCCTGGGGTAAAACAAACTCCTATGATCGACATTGGCATGTTGCACATTCCTAACACCTCAGATCTGGCCTCTGGAAGACAGCTAAGGAGGTCCTCCTCAACTCGCTCCTCGGCCACACAGCCACGCCTACGTCCGAGTCGTCTATGGCCCGCCGGAGGATGATGGAGGAGGAAAGGCGGCGGGCGGTGCTGGCCTATCGCCAGCTGaagaaacagcagcagcaggaggccaGCAGCAGGAGGCCAGCAGCAGGAGGCCAGCAGCAGGAGGCCAGCAGCAGGAGGCCAGCAGCAGGAGGCCAGCAGCAGGAGGCCAGCACCAGCGGTCTTGGTCCTGACATTGTCGGCGGGTCGTGGGGCAAGGCTGCAGTTGCAGCGCAACCTGGAGGCAAACGACGATAACACTCACGAGACAGGCCGGCCCATTTGCCTCCTGGCTTTATGCCCACCCAACAACCATCAAGGCCGACTTCCCTCGCCAAAGAGGCCACTTTATAGCCACTCTTGAACAAATGAACCTGTGTAGTTCTCCACTCAAAGTTAATCCTCTGTCAGTTTCTCTTTTCACTAGGTGGAGGTTGTGGCATTTCGCGTCTATTGCAAAAGAAACAACAAATTTGTCTTGAAGTGAGAAGCAGCTGCTCACATAGATACAAAACGTTCTAGCTTGTATCTTGGGCCGAATATTTGTACGGCGCTCCCTTGAGATAGGAGTACTCCCGACCAATTCGTTAGAATGCAATTTTCATTCTGGGATGTGGAAGTGAACGCGAAAACTGAATCTAagtttttttgtctgtctttctCCAACATAGCAAAAGAACCAAGCTGCCTTTGAGATGTCGATTTTTTCATCGTATTTAGTAATGCAGGTTGTGTTATGTGTAAATCTTatccttaaaaaaataaaagaagaacgTGAAGAGGGCGCTCTATGGCTTTTATAAAAGAAGACTATAATACCCAATGTGCTTAGCGGCGTAGCAGGAAGTACGTCATCACGCTGCTAACCCCCCCAGCTGTCAGACTTTGGCTACCctaaaagtgcttttttttttttttttaaagcaaacttACTCGAAGTGTATAGCCTGCGATCCCAAGACAAAGCGTGCATCTGCCTGGTAATCGCCCGGCGAACGTTTACTTAAGCAGTCGGGGACGATTGGGGCGCGCAAAGAcggacatttttatttcattttttgctcATCGTTGCTGCTATTTTTTCCCCTGCACGAGCAGCCTGCGATCCTGAGCGGGCGTAGGAGTTCGATGCGGCGAGGGAGGGAGTAGAAAAAGGCAAAAAGTCTTTGTGCTTCCCTTCCCCCTCATCAAAGCAAAGGGGAAATGTCTCTGTCCAAAGGAGgtatgtggggttttttttttaccctccctACAACGCTCACATGCTACTTTTTCCCTGAGGAATGCATATATTGCATATATGTCTGCGTAAGTCGTCTTTGTAAGCTAGCCACCTTTTAAGAAATTTAAGTCGCCAGGTGGAAAGCTGTGCACGGTGCAAGAGGGGGGAAATGCAAGGAGCTAGTCAGTCAGCACGCCTCGTTGACTATGTATTGTGTAAAGAGTGCGTGTTCGCAAACTAGCACCCCGCTGTTGACATGCTACATAACATTTGCAGCTAGCGTTGTGGCTAGGTTCGCTACTCGCGTCTCCATTGTCTTCAAAGTTAACGTCATTTTCCAGAGTGAAAAAAGATACACATCTGATCTTAAAATCAATCCCTAGGAGTGAttagattgtaaaaaaaaaaaaaaatacaatggcgACTGCAGGTGTTCGTATTTTTGTCGTCGTGATGTATTACTCATTGGTTGTGATTGATAGCTCCGGTACATCAAAACACGTTTAGCCTCGCCCTCGTatatttttactctaattttCTCTTTAGGGGGAAAAAGCAATGAGACATGTTGTGCCCAACCctgtgggggaaaaaagcacaTCAGAAAAATCAAGTAAAGGTGCTTTCTCTgcgtcacacacgcacacaaatacacgcgCACACTCTGTATGACGATGTCAATTTACATTACAAGTTCATCGCTTGTGCTGTTACACAATCATTCTCGCGTTACCATGGTGGGGGAGTACACATACTGTGGTTCCCTTTGGCCTACCGAGGCATGTTTTGACTTGGGCCGCAGCTCTTGTTGACAGTCTACTGGACGCAAGCAACTCGCTGCTGCACAGGTTGGCTgcaaagatgatgatgatgattgcagTCGCTTCTCACCGAATAGTGCTTGCCCCTGCCAACCTGTTTGTAATTACTTATAGCAAATGTCTAAGCCCCAAATGTACCTCCTACTAGATCCACACTTACTTGAATATCTTGGATTTCATACTCCACAGCATGAACCCAAAACTGCAATGAAAAAACGCAATCAAGTGCTGATGCTCACAAAACGGTTTACTTTAAACTGCAGTGCATGTTGAAAAGAGATTTCTTACACAGAATCGGATTACATTTGAAACAATTCACCTGGACTGCGACGTGCATGCACACGGGTAAAGTTAACTTATGTTCCGGACAGACGGGCGGACGTTTCTTGTTATGGTGTTTTACAAACATCAAACGCAATGCCTGTAAAACCTCCGATCTGGCGCCGTCCTATTGGCAACGCCTAGCAATGCACCAAGTGTGCGCAATGACATCATagcgcccccccccacacacacacacacacaaaaaaaacaactacatcGGATTACATTTGAAACAATTCACCTGGACTGCGGCGTGCATGCACACAGGTAAAGTTATGCAAGACCAACAAATGTTCCGGACAGACGGGCGGACGTTTCTTGTCATGGTGTTTTACAAACATCAAATGCAATGCCTGTAAAACCTCCGATCTGGCGCCGTCCTATTGGCAATGCACCAAGTGTGCGCAATGACAACATAGCCCCCCGTCAAAAACTACCCTCGCGACTGTGTCGCACCGTACTCGCACACGCTGTCATGTTAGTTTCATCATGGCAGGAAGTACGAGTGGGATCCAAATATTAGGCACACTTGCACGATAGATTTTGCAGAGAAAAAAATGGTGTCGCCTGCCAAATCCGTTCCCCAAATAACTCGAAGTTGCGGCGTGCAAGCGCATGCTTTGATGCTGGATGCATTGTCACCGCATTTTTACAGCGGCATTTGAAAGGACCCCAAAATAGAAACTTTGGTATgcacgtttgtttgttttcattcgaGCTCAACGAACGCCGGCATGTTTGTCAAGCCGTTTGCCGCTCTTACTTCAACCCGCACAGAGGAAGCCCAGTCTATTTTTATCAGTGCACTCAGCGAGGATGGGGCCGCTCTATTTTTGATTTAGGACTCAAATCTGCCTAGAGTTTGGCTGCAGAATCTCGGAAATACTTGCAAccaacccccaccccccgctcCAACTTGATCGGACCACGGTGGGGTTTGACTGAATCACGCTTCCTCTCGACTGCTGTGGCATGACTCGCCAAGTGGCAGCAAGAGCCAGTCGAAAGTCTGAAGCGCCCCgctgcctttttattttttactggcAAATGCGAGCGGATAAGTTCTCTGGCGCAAAAGAAGTGTGTTGGAGAAATTAAAAGTCATGTTCCGGAGGcttcgtttcgtttatttatttcaaggtCAAGGCAGGTCAAGAGGGAGACCAAAGCTGTTGCAAAGAGCCAAGGAACTCTGCGGTGCAGTCTTGTGCACTCTGCTGCTGAAGGGACAGAGTGCTGAACGGAAGTCCCAGCTGGggtcttggggggggggggggggggggggttggcagATCGCCTTTCTGAATGAACTCTTGTCAGAGGCTGCAGAAAGAAATTTGCAGTTGAGTTGACCGCATGCGGCCGCTAAAATCTTGCTCAATTCCCCCATGAAGTAAAGGCGCATCATGAGGAAGATGGGTGTTGCTTTCTCTTTCCAGGATGACCTACCCCCCTCCCTGCCCCCATTTGGGTTGCTTCGTCATCAGTGGGCCATTCTCCTGTTGCTTGTTCCTCACCTTAATCCCCTCTTGGATAAGACATCCCTGCTGGAATTTGTGTCACCAAAtcagagtaccgtattttccgcacaattaggcgcaccggattataaggcgcaccttcattgaacggcccattttaaaactttgtccatatataaggcgcaccagattataaggcgcataaaatagaagctacactgcaacaaactgaggttgactagggttgcggtatgcatccactagccaataaccaacgagccctctcgatccgtagatttactcgaaacattaacagagcagcctattttgacatgaaatagcctcgcgcgtatagcagctattgttatagcattagccatccgcaatttcctatgagcctcagctcgcaatctcccatgagcctcagcaaagtgtaaacaatcgcgtttctcaaacgatttcctataaaatgatcagaactgacaaaagttcgatctaacgcattggtactacttacctatgtttcccttccatatcgatccgtagatttactcgaaatatgaacagagcagcctattttgacatgaaatagccttgcgcgtatagcagctatcgttatagcattagccatccgcaaaaacccatgaccctcagctcgcaatctcccatgagcctcagcaaagtgtaaacaatcgcgttgctcaaacgatctcctataaaatgatcagaactgactaaagttcgatctaacgcattggtactacttacctatgtttcccttccatatcgatccgtagatttactcgaaacattaacggagcagcctattttgaaatgaaatagcctcgcgggtacaacagctattcggtgacgccccctgactacagttaccgtaatgttgggaagcgatgc
Proteins encoded:
- the ccdc137 gene encoding coiled-coil domain-containing protein 137, whose product is MGKRKKRNSNNCGEVADKTAKQPSAKKRDGEAKRDANQGDHLEHIPFKLQELLKSKERMENSSLTAKKKRDIFVLHRKPEKSTVDDIAIPRFKRGKRESELQFNQRMEMESKHVLFLTNNQVERKPELNEDKQEKPANGGKSDKMKAYDKLKLQKRQRKKLERQEVRMEKEMFQDDIAFGEVSTEPPSLTSKPKKALIKPGTAKEVLLNSLLGHTATPTSESSMARRRMMEEERRRAVLAYRQLKKQQQQEASSRRPAAGGQQQEASSRRPAAGGQQQEASTSGLGPDIVGGSWGKAAVAAQPGGKRR